In Halobaculum magnesiiphilum, the following proteins share a genomic window:
- a CDS encoding DICT sensory domain-containing protein, whose protein sequence is MSLRAVIDSVEGREKRLTVFDPPNDDAVAELREYFDSQAVRIREGTTDSGLSGYVVLSDERDDEVLAAVDLRHLDGDIAVGPGEQSALAPILEHLDGTTFTSYDISRMMAATREMEDRAWRAGTGELHAGFQRVDAIRAQKGVYEDLATKDIDVHTYCAPSDDVPAIEDVSVHQEDTAEIRRSWFVAFDGGGDPADACLLLAEERGDPEDRRFYGFWTYDPDTVSTVVDHLHETYAVPA, encoded by the coding sequence ATGTCACTCCGGGCAGTCATCGACTCGGTCGAGGGCCGAGAGAAGCGTCTGACGGTGTTCGACCCGCCGAACGACGACGCCGTCGCGGAGCTGCGCGAGTACTTCGACTCGCAGGCCGTCCGGATCCGGGAGGGGACGACCGACAGCGGCCTCTCCGGGTACGTCGTGTTGTCCGACGAGCGCGACGACGAGGTGCTCGCGGCGGTCGACCTCCGACACCTCGACGGCGACATCGCCGTCGGCCCGGGCGAGCAGAGCGCCCTGGCGCCGATCCTCGAACACCTCGACGGGACGACGTTCACGTCCTACGACATCTCCCGGATGATGGCCGCAACGCGGGAGATGGAGGACCGCGCGTGGCGCGCCGGCACGGGCGAGCTGCACGCCGGCTTCCAGCGCGTCGACGCCATCCGCGCACAGAAGGGCGTCTACGAGGACCTCGCCACGAAGGACATCGACGTGCACACGTACTGTGCACCGAGCGACGACGTGCCCGCGATCGAGGACGTGAGCGTTCATCAGGAGGACACGGCAGAGATACGGCGCTCGTGGTTCGTGGCGTTCGACGGCGGCGGCGACCCCGCCGACGCCTGTCTGCTCCTCGCCGAGGAGCGCGGCGACCCCGAGGACCGCCGGTTCTACGGTTTCTGGACGTACGACCCGGACACGGTCTCGACCGTGGTCGACCACCTCCATGAGACGTACGCGGTCCCGGCGTAG